The proteins below come from a single Streptomyces sp. M92 genomic window:
- a CDS encoding ThuA domain-containing protein, with product MHRSRPRGTRTTRRPAFRTALALATGLMLAVGTPATVAGAQPAADAPAAAEGRFQQVPLAKGEPETGEPMSLAVLPNRSVLHTSRDGTLRITDQGGVTKVAGRLDVYSHDEEGLQGVGVDPDFENNRAIYLYYAPPLDTPAGDAPETGTAEDFEKFDGVNRLSRFVLNPNGTLDMASEKKVLDVAASRGTCCHVGGDIDFDAEGNLYLSTGDDTNPFASDGYTPIDERENRNPAFDARRSSGNTNDLRGKILRIKVAEDGSYTVPDGNLFAPGTEKTRPEIYAMGFRNPFRMSVDDKTGTVYVGDYGPDAGTADPNRGPAGQVEFAKVTEAANFGWPFCTGANDAYVDHDFATGASGEKFDCAAPKNTSRHNTGLVDLPPAQPAWIPYDGGSVPEFGSGSESPMAGPVYRYDPELDSSVKFPEEFDGDFFAGEFGRRWIKRIEQTEDGPDGTVAKINDFPWTGTQIMDMEFGPDGALYVLDYGVSWFQGDEHSALYRIENAEDGFSPIAEVSADKTSGAAGLKVGFTASAKDADSPDLTYSWDFGDGTEGEGLAPTHKYKKVGTYTATFTAEDPEGNTGNASVRVVVGNTEPKVKIEVPGNGTLLPMGEPVPFKVKVTDPEETVDCSKVKVVYSLGHDSHAHELTSETGCQGTLNPPPGDGGHDPNANIYGVVGASYTDGGAGGQEALTGTARTVIQPPHRQAEHFTTQSGIRTYDKSGANGGKTVGDINDGDWISFSPYKFDGQKKLTVRASSGGSGGFIELRTGSPTGKLHGSAYIPPTGSWETFQNVDVPLRSLPGRTTEIYLVFRGGDGALYDVDDFEFSKEPFKKGKKVLVFSKTAGFRHDSIPEGIAALKELGAPAGISVTATEEARQFTAANLAKYDAVAFLSTTGDVLNADQQKAFESYVENGGGYMGIHAAADTEYDWEFYGGLVGAYFDSHPAIQKATVRVHDHDHPSTAHLGDTWERTDEWYNYRTNPREQAKVLATLDETSYDGGNMKGDHPIAWCQSYGGGRSFYTGMGHTKESYADEAFRAHLLGGMRYATGQVKADCKPAKGYRDIFNGETLDGWKQGGPGQFTVKDGTMRSEGGMGLLWYQAKELESYSLKLDWKMRGDDNSGIFVGFPASDDPWSAVNKGYEIQIDATDAPDRTTGSVYSFKSANIKARDQVLRPPGQWNSYEIKVRGERLQVFLNGVKINDFTNKDPERSLTDGYIGLQNHGADDQVSFRNIQLKELPS from the coding sequence GTGCACAGAAGCAGACCCAGAGGCACCCGCACCACGAGGCGTCCCGCGTTCCGTACCGCCCTCGCCCTGGCCACCGGCCTGATGCTGGCCGTGGGCACCCCGGCGACCGTCGCCGGAGCCCAGCCGGCGGCCGACGCGCCGGCCGCCGCCGAGGGGCGGTTCCAGCAGGTACCGCTCGCCAAGGGCGAGCCCGAGACGGGCGAGCCGATGTCGCTCGCCGTCCTCCCGAACCGCAGCGTCCTGCACACCTCGCGCGACGGCACCCTGCGCATCACCGACCAGGGCGGCGTCACCAAGGTCGCCGGCAGGCTCGACGTCTACAGCCACGACGAGGAGGGCCTGCAGGGCGTAGGTGTAGACCCGGACTTCGAGAACAACCGGGCGATCTACCTCTACTACGCCCCGCCGCTCGACACCCCCGCGGGCGACGCCCCCGAGACCGGCACCGCCGAGGACTTCGAGAAGTTCGACGGCGTCAACCGCCTCTCCCGCTTCGTCCTCAACCCCAACGGCACGCTGGACATGGCCAGCGAGAAGAAGGTCCTGGACGTCGCGGCCTCCCGCGGCACCTGCTGCCACGTCGGCGGCGACATCGACTTCGACGCCGAGGGCAACCTCTACCTGTCCACCGGCGACGACACCAACCCCTTCGCCTCCGACGGCTACACGCCGATCGACGAGCGGGAGAACCGCAACCCGGCCTTCGACGCCCGCCGCAGCTCCGGCAACACCAACGACCTGCGCGGCAAGATCCTGCGCATCAAGGTCGCCGAGGACGGCTCGTACACGGTCCCGGACGGAAACCTCTTCGCCCCCGGCACCGAGAAGACCCGCCCCGAGATCTACGCGATGGGCTTTCGCAACCCGTTCCGGATGAGCGTCGACGACAAGACCGGCACCGTCTACGTCGGTGACTACGGCCCCGACGCCGGCACCGCCGACCCGAACCGGGGCCCGGCGGGCCAGGTCGAGTTCGCCAAGGTCACCGAGGCCGCCAACTTCGGCTGGCCGTTCTGCACCGGCGCCAACGACGCCTACGTCGACCACGACTTCGCCACCGGTGCTTCCGGCGAGAAGTTCGACTGCGCCGCCCCGAAGAACACCTCGCGGCACAACACCGGTCTGGTCGACCTGCCGCCCGCCCAGCCCGCCTGGATCCCGTACGACGGCGGCAGCGTCCCCGAGTTCGGCAGCGGCTCCGAGTCCCCGATGGCCGGCCCGGTCTACCGCTACGACCCGGAGCTGGACTCCTCGGTGAAGTTCCCGGAGGAGTTCGACGGCGACTTCTTCGCGGGCGAGTTCGGCCGCCGCTGGATCAAGCGGATCGAGCAGACCGAAGACGGACCTGACGGTACGGTCGCGAAGATCAACGACTTCCCGTGGACCGGCACCCAGATCATGGACATGGAGTTCGGCCCCGACGGCGCGCTCTACGTCCTCGACTACGGTGTCTCCTGGTTCCAGGGCGACGAGCACTCCGCGCTGTACCGGATCGAGAACGCCGAGGACGGCTTCTCACCGATCGCGGAAGTCAGCGCCGACAAGACGTCCGGCGCGGCCGGCCTGAAGGTCGGGTTCACCGCCTCCGCCAAGGACGCCGACTCGCCGGACCTCACCTACAGCTGGGACTTCGGCGACGGCACCGAGGGCGAGGGCCTGGCCCCCACCCACAAGTACAAGAAGGTCGGTACCTACACCGCGACCTTCACCGCCGAGGACCCCGAGGGCAACACCGGCAACGCCAGCGTCCGCGTCGTCGTCGGCAACACCGAGCCCAAGGTGAAGATCGAGGTCCCGGGCAACGGAACCCTGCTGCCCATGGGGGAGCCCGTCCCCTTCAAGGTGAAGGTCACCGACCCCGAGGAGACGGTCGACTGCTCCAAGGTCAAGGTCGTCTACAGCCTCGGCCACGACTCCCACGCCCACGAGCTGACCAGCGAGACGGGCTGTCAGGGCACCCTCAACCCGCCGCCCGGCGACGGCGGCCACGACCCCAACGCCAACATCTACGGCGTCGTCGGCGCGAGCTACACCGACGGCGGGGCAGGCGGCCAGGAAGCCCTGACCGGCACCGCGCGCACCGTGATCCAGCCGCCGCACCGCCAGGCCGAGCACTTCACCACCCAGTCGGGCATCAGGACGTACGACAAGTCCGGCGCCAACGGCGGCAAGACCGTCGGCGACATCAACGACGGCGACTGGATCTCCTTCAGCCCCTACAAGTTCGACGGGCAGAAGAAGCTGACCGTTCGCGCCTCCTCCGGCGGCTCCGGCGGCTTCATCGAGCTGCGCACCGGCTCGCCCACCGGCAAGCTGCACGGCTCCGCGTACATTCCGCCGACCGGCAGCTGGGAGACGTTCCAGAACGTCGACGTGCCGCTGCGGTCGCTCCCGGGACGCACCACGGAGATCTACCTGGTCTTCCGCGGCGGGGACGGCGCGCTCTACGACGTGGACGACTTCGAGTTCTCCAAGGAGCCGTTCAAGAAGGGCAAGAAGGTCCTGGTCTTCTCCAAGACGGCCGGCTTCCGCCACGACTCCATCCCGGAGGGCATCGCCGCCCTGAAGGAACTGGGCGCCCCGGCCGGCATCTCGGTCACGGCCACCGAGGAGGCCCGCCAGTTCACCGCGGCCAACCTCGCCAAGTACGACGCGGTCGCCTTCCTGTCGACGACCGGTGACGTGCTCAACGCCGACCAGCAGAAGGCGTTCGAGAGCTACGTCGAGAACGGCGGCGGCTACATGGGCATCCACGCCGCCGCCGACACCGAGTACGACTGGGAGTTCTACGGCGGCCTGGTCGGCGCCTACTTCGACTCGCACCCGGCCATCCAGAAGGCCACCGTGCGCGTCCACGACCACGACCATCCGTCCACCGCGCACCTCGGCGACACCTGGGAGCGCACCGACGAGTGGTACAACTACCGCACCAACCCCCGCGAGCAGGCCAAGGTCCTCGCCACCCTCGACGAGACCAGCTACGACGGCGGGAACATGAAGGGCGACCACCCGATCGCCTGGTGCCAGAGCTACGGCGGCGGCCGCTCCTTCTACACCGGTATGGGCCACACCAAGGAGTCCTACGCCGACGAGGCCTTCCGCGCCCACCTGCTCGGCGGCATGCGGTACGCCACCGGCCAGGTCAAGGCCGACTGCAAGCCGGCCAAGGGCTACCGGGACATCTTCAACGGCGAGACCCTGGACGGCTGGAAGCAGGGCGGCCCCGGCCAGTTCACCGTCAAGGACGGCACCATGCGGTCCGAGGGCGGCATGGGCCTGCTCTGGTACCAGGCCAAGGAGCTGGAGTCGTACTCCCTCAAGCTCGACTGGAAGATGCGGGGCGACGACAACTCCGGGATCTTCGTGGGCTTCCCGGCCTCCGACGACCCCTGGTCCGCGGTGAACAAGGGCTACGAGATCCAGATCGACGCCACCGACGCGCCCGACCGCACCACGGGCTCCGTCTACTCGTTCAAGTCGGCGAACATCAAGGCCCGTGACCAGGTCCTGCGGCCACCCGGCCAGTGGAACTCCTACGAGATCAAGGTCCGCGGCGAACGCCTCCAGGTGTTCCTCAACGGAGTAAAGATCAACGACTTCACCAACAAGGACCCCGAGCGGAGCCTGACCGACGGCTACATCGGCCTGCAGAACCACGGCGCCGACGACCAGGTCTCCTTCCGCAATATCCAGCTGAAGGAACTGCCCTCCTAG
- a CDS encoding SCO3242 family prenyltransferase, whose protein sequence is MSRTAAAARAGVAADPSAPGQRPTSGAVTPTASAGALSRASRHRPGHGGAGAWAELLRLPALFTVPGDALAGAAAAGARPSPRTLLAIGSSLCLYEAGMALNDWADRAEDAVERPHRPLPSGRIRPPAALAAAGALTGAGLALAAGAGRPALAVAAPLAATVWAYDLALKRTPAGPAAMAAARGLDLLLGAAATGGGTRAALPSAALLGSHTLAVTAVSRRETTGGSVLAPLAALATTGALTRLVTDGRIRLPAGRRAAAAPGLPGPTPAARPSRTTGALTTALAAAYAATAARPYFHATLNPSPPLTQRAVGGGIRATVPLQAALAARSGAPVTSLLVAALAPAGRMFARRAGMRKVSIT, encoded by the coding sequence ATGAGCCGCACGGCAGCCGCGGCGCGGGCCGGGGTCGCGGCGGACCCGTCCGCTCCGGGGCAGCGCCCGACGTCCGGCGCCGTCACCCCGACGGCCTCGGCCGGCGCCCTGTCCCGCGCTTCCCGCCACCGCCCGGGACACGGCGGCGCCGGCGCCTGGGCCGAGCTGCTCCGCCTGCCCGCCCTGTTCACCGTCCCCGGCGACGCCCTGGCCGGCGCGGCGGCGGCCGGTGCGCGGCCGAGCCCCCGGACCTTGCTCGCCATCGGCTCCTCCCTGTGCCTGTACGAGGCCGGCATGGCCCTGAACGACTGGGCGGACCGCGCCGAGGACGCCGTGGAACGCCCGCACCGCCCCCTGCCGTCCGGCCGCATCCGCCCGCCGGCCGCCCTCGCGGCGGCCGGCGCCCTCACCGGCGCCGGACTGGCGCTGGCCGCCGGTGCCGGACGCCCCGCGCTCGCGGTGGCCGCGCCCCTGGCGGCGACAGTCTGGGCCTACGACCTCGCCCTGAAGCGCACTCCCGCCGGACCGGCGGCCATGGCCGCCGCCCGCGGACTGGACCTGCTCCTGGGCGCCGCCGCCACCGGGGGCGGCACCCGCGCCGCACTGCCGTCCGCCGCGCTGCTCGGCAGCCACACCCTCGCGGTCACGGCCGTGTCCCGGCGGGAGACGACCGGCGGTTCGGTCCTGGCCCCGCTCGCGGCCCTGGCGACGACCGGAGCGCTGACCCGGCTGGTCACCGACGGCCGCATCCGACTCCCGGCAGGCCGGCGGGCAGCAGCCGCCCCCGGCCTGCCGGGCCCGACCCCGGCCGCCCGGCCGTCCCGGACCACCGGCGCCCTCACCACCGCACTGGCCGCCGCCTACGCCGCCACCGCCGCCCGCCCCTACTTCCACGCCACGCTCAACCCCTCACCCCCACTCACCCAACGCGCCGTCGGCGGCGGCATCCGGGCCACCGTCCCGCTCCAGGCCGCACTGGCCGCCCGCTCCGGCGCGCCCGTCACCTCCCTGCTGGTCGCCGCACTGGCCCCGGCGGGCCGGATGTTCGCGCGAAGGGCCGGCATGAGGAAGGTGAGCATCACGTGA